CTCCAGCTTTCAGTCCAGGGCATGCATGCAACTGCAAGGGGCAAACCCACAATGTGAAAGGGATAATTCCACTGCAAGGCACGAGCTTCTGGTAATATAAGGAAGGATCATGATTAATGATTTCACTTTCTCCTCAATCACCTATACCATGGTGCTCAAACACTTCAGATGATCTAAATTGTTATACTCTCCTTTGCTTCAGTATTCCCATCTTTGCTAATGGGTCTCTCTTCACAAGAGCTCACGGAACAATACCGCCTCGAAGCGAGCGGTGGCAATTCACCACATACCGACTTTGGTCATCATGAGGGCCAGTTCGAAGAGCCCTCCTCCTACAGTCTAGGCTCAGCACGACTTGAGGCGCTGGCATCCGCCCCTCTGATTGGAAACCACCGGCGTTCACAATCTGCAGACACAGATGACAGCAACAACGGCACCGACCACGATGATACTCTTGATACCGCGGCGGAGAAATCAGAAAAACCAGCATCTTGGAGCTCGCTTCCCAGAAAGGGGCAGCTCGCAATCCTGACATTGGCGCGGTTGTCAGAAGGACTCACACAAAGCTCGCTGCAGGCGTACTTGTTCCATCAGCTCAAGTCATTTGACTCGTCCTTGCCGGACTCGACTATCTCCGCACAGGTCGGCATTGTACTGGGAATATTTCCTGCTGCGCAGTTCTTGACATCAGCATGGTGGGGCCGGCTGGCTGACGCCAACTGCATGGGCCGTAAGAGAGTTCTTCTCATCGGCTTATTAGGTACAATGATCTCATATCTTGGATTCGGATTCTCGCGGTCTTTGGCTACTGCAGTAATATTCCGAACGCTGGGTGGACTATTGAATAGTAATTTTGGTGTAATGAGCACGCTAATCTCGGAGATcacggtggagaagaagtatgTTCCCTATATTGTAGTCATTCAGACCACACTGACAGAGATAGATTTCAATCACGAGCATTTCTGTTGCTCCCCATGTGTTTCAATCTTGGCGTGATTATTGGGCCTACCATGGGAGGTTCGTTGGCCGATCCGGTTCAGAATTTCCCCCGTTTATTTGGACCTCATTCTATCTTTGGCGGCACAGAGGGTGTCTGGTGGATGCAAAGGTGGCCATTTGCGTTGCCGAATATCTTGAGTACTATCTTTATCCTTATATCCTTTCTCGCGGTGTTCTTTGGTCTAGATGAGGTAAGAATTCTCAGATCTATCGATTATCAGATACTGACTCCATATCAAGACACACGAGATAGCACGATACCGCCATGACGCTGGACGAGAACTAGGTCGGAGATTAGCTAAAGCATTTTCTGGCGGACGAGCTCAATACACCCGCCCTCTCAGTAGAGCAACTGATGACAACTATATCCTCCGAGATACTCATCTAGTATCTGCACCATCTAGCCCTACATTTTCCGACACATCGTTCAAACCTAAGCTTCGTCAACGACGTAAGTTAGGGCAGCTTTGGACACGCAATGTCCTACTTACTCTTCTCtgccacttcctccttgcCTTTCACACCAATGCTGTTCAGACCATGacattcatcttcttgccaaCTCCCCGTGTCCCCACAGAAAGCCATACTGGCATCTTCCACTTTGGCGGAGGGCTTGGTCTGCCCTCAGCACAGGTTGGCCTCGCTACTGCTATCATCGGCTTGACCggccttcctcttcaaaTCTTCGCCTACCCCCGTCTCCAAGGGAAGCTAGGAACCCTCGTGTCACTGCGCACCTTTGTGCCATTCTCACCCGTTTCATATATTCTGATGCCATTTTTGGTGCTTCTCCCGAACATATTATGGGTTTTCTGGCCCGCTCTCACATTTGTCATATTACTACAGGCGGTCTCCCGCACCTTCGTACTTCCGGCGACTAGCATTCTAGTCAACAACTGTGTCGGTGATCCAGCGAGTCTTGGCACAATACACGGTGTTGCACAGAGTATATCCAGTGCTGCGCGGACATTGGCTCCGGTTATTAGTGGCTGGGGACTTGCTGCTGGCCTTCGAAATAACATTGTGGGTGCTATGTGGTGGGCGTTAGGTATGGAGGCTTTCATTGGGTGGCTTATGTTGTGGTGTATCTCTGAGGGGAAAGGCATTGACCcagtgaaggagaagatggaggaggacgacgacgaccATTAGCCCTTAGTCGACTGTGGTATAGATTCGGGTATACCCAAAACGCCTGCTTGCCTAGTCTGAGCAACCCCTTAAATTTCTGAATTATATTTAGATATTCTAATAGATTAGATTTAGATTTAGATTGGaatatagagatatatacatatacatatgtacaaGTAGTTATACTAATTTTCTATCTACTTTGGCCTACCTAGAGTGGCACGGGTTCTCCGCCCCAACCCGGGCCTCGGCCGGTTAGATAT
The sequence above is a segment of the Aspergillus oryzae RIB40 DNA, chromosome 3 genome. Coding sequences within it:
- a CDS encoding uncharacterized protein (permease of the major facilitator superfamily), translated to MVAESLVCSSWSSLPRKGQLAILTLARLSEGLTQSSLQAYLFHQLKSFDSSLPDSTISAQVGIVLGIFPAAQFLTSAWWGRLADANCMGRKRVLLIGLLGTMISYLGFGFSRSLATAVIFRTLGGLLNSNFGVMSTLISEITVEKKFQSRAFLLLPMCFNLGVIIGPTMGGSLADPVQNFPRLFGPHSIFGGTEGVWWMQRWPFALPNILSTIFILISFLAVFFGLDETHEIARYRHDAGRELGRRLAKAFSGGRAQYTRPLSRATDDNYILRDTHLVSAPSSPTFSDTSFKPKLRQRRKLGQLWTRNVLLTLLCHFLLAFHTNAVQTMTFIFLPTPRVPTESHTGIFHFGGGLGLPSAQVGLATAIIGLTGLPLQIFAYPRLQGKLGTLVSLRTFVPFSPVSYILMPFLVLLPNILWVFWPALTFVILLQAVSRTFVLPATSILVNNCVGDPASLGTIHGVAQSISSAARTLAPVISGWGLAAGLRNNIVGAMWWALGMEAFIGWLMLWCISEGKGIDPVKEKMEEDDDDH